A part of Bacillus rossius redtenbacheri isolate Brsri chromosome 1, Brsri_v3, whole genome shotgun sequence genomic DNA contains:
- the LOC134527938 gene encoding uncharacterized protein LOC134527938, with the protein MKTGGQTKHHGLLDTAQKRQDRNELKLKDAYINSTNPFQCKNQQLTHSLTQRVFPEDVQDFVSNIEEVGQKLEESFMAERANSNKTEFWPPMKKYPTKTCKASAKKVKVVLKDKIVSMKTDISLMSMLLIASRSRDDIDIKFNLSNYEFSPLPKSLFACDGKMHHCSNKSNLAAILESLPSNEEQIYRSSPLSHPTEDSQGSDKIAAIIDGMALLHTYNKPNTAKTCHDLGMHLSEWIGKKFNAYNSVHIVFDTYKDNSCRYKNHTSWSIRITTRIQNNAHLFARYRCSGFSLKAISSNDITIWNFPWPGNEKVC; encoded by the coding sequence ATGAAAACTGGTGGACAGACAAAACACCACGGGCTTCTAGATACTGCCCAAAAACGCCAGGATCGCAATGAATTGAAACTCAAAGATGCATATATAAATTCTACCAACCCTTTTCAGTGTAAAAACCAACAACTTACCCACAGTCTTACTCAAAGAGTGTTCCCGGAAGATGTGCAAGATTTTGTAAGTAACATAGAAGAAGTGGGTCAAAAGTTAGAGGAATCTTTTATGGCAGAGCGTGCAAATAGCAACAAAACAGAATTTTGGCCTCCAATGAAGAAATATCCcacaaaaacttgtaaagcatcAGCGAAAAAGGTTAAAGTTGTCCTTAAAGACAAAATAGTATCTATGAAAACAGATATCTCACTTATGTCTATGCTATTGATAGCATCTCGAAGCAGAGATGATATTGACATAAAGTTCAATCTGAGCAACTACGAATTTTCACCCCTCCCAAAATCATTGTTTGCTTGTGATGGGAAAATGCATCATTGTTCCAACAAATCAAATCTTGCAGCGATTTTGGAGTCATTGCCCTCAAATGAAGAACAGATTTATAGAAGTTCACCACTATCACATCCAACAGAAGACTCACAAGGATCGGACAAAATCGCGGCTATAATTGATGGAATGGCTCTACTGCACACTTACAATAAGCCTAACACAGCAAAAACTTGTCACGATCTAGGAATGCACTTAAGCGAGTGGATTGGTAAAAAATTCAATGCCTATAATTCAGTGCATATTGTGTTTGACACGTATAAGGACAATTCATGCAGATACAAAAATCATACCTCATGGAGTATACGTATCACAACAAGGATACAGAACAACGCACATTTATTCGCCAGATACAGATGTTCTGGTTTTAGCCTTAAGGCGATTTCCTCAAATGACATTACAATTTGGAATTTTCCTTGGCCAGGGAATGAAAAGGTTTGTTGA